Sequence from the Rutidosis leptorrhynchoides isolate AG116_Rl617_1_P2 chromosome 3, CSIRO_AGI_Rlap_v1, whole genome shotgun sequence genome:
AATTCAGGAAAAGAGGGGTAGAACCCGGTTAGCAAAAGATGTTAAAAATGATGAGGCCCCTAAGGAGACTATTGACATCCCGGTTCGAGTTATGAGGTCAAGCAGACATGAAATAAAGGAAGAAGTTGAAAGGACAGTTGCTAGTCCTCGAGTTGAAAAGAAAAGAACTAGAAGGGAATCGAAGGCAACTGATATGAGTGATAACTTGAGCAATGTTGTTTCAGATGAGAAAAAGGAACGTCCAAAAAGGAAGTCGTTGAGGACTAAAGGGACTGAGGTTGCAGATGAAGTAGAAGATGATAAAGTGGAAAATGCAATGAAGCCTTCTAGAAGGAATACTAGAAGCAAAACTGAGAACAAAGTTGATAAACCATTGGAGGATGCAAGTAAGAAAACTGTAAGTAGAAGAAAATCTGTCGTGCAACCTGAAAAGAGTGAAAAGATTCTTTCTTTTGAAGAACCCATGAATCGTCCAAATACTAGGCGAAAGTCTATGGTCCAAGAAGCACCGGGTAAGGAAGTTGACAAACCCTTGGTTGGAAAGGGAAAATCGGTAAAAGAAAGTAACATTCTAATGTCACCTACTGTTGCAACTCGTAAAAATGTTGGAAGAAAGCAATCTAAAGGCAAAACTAATAATTCTTCCATGATTAAAGAAGGTTTAGAAGATGCTGAAAATGAGATGGAAGCAGTAGCCAATGCTACTGTGAGTCCAAAATCTAGGAAACGAAGGGGCGATCCCATTGTTGATAATCAAATTATTGACACCGAGAATATTTCTTCCGTTGATGCATCCTCAAAACGTTCTACACGTAGTAATCAAGGAAAGGCGGTTACATATTCGCCTCAAAGCTCTGTTGCAAAGAAACAGACGGGGAGTATTTTGAAGACACGTGTAGCAAATCGTGATGGTAGTTCAAGAAAAAGCGCAAAGCTGagtagaacaaagataaatgaaTCGGTGGACCATGCTGAAAAATCTGATACAGTGGCAACTCCAGTTACAAAGTCAGTAACTTTTGATCTTGGTGAAAAAGTTACTGAGACTGAACGTACACCTGACGTTGGTGGATCTCATAGGCGGTCTTCACGCAGTGCAGTTGTAAGTGATAGGAAACAGCCAAGTCAGTCAGTAGTTAAAAAACAACCCGGTGGGGATTCACAGTTGTCCTTGCATAAAGTTACCAAATTTACGCATGATCCAGCTGTAAATACAGCTCCAGTCCGGGTAACACGTAGTGGAGTCAAACATGGAGGAAAATCTGCAATCAGTTTTTCTGAAAAGTTGAGCAGAACTAAGCCAAGTGAATCTGTGGACCACACTGAAAAATACAATACAGAGGGTACACCAGTTTTAACATCAGTGAACTTTGACCTTGAAGAAAAAGTTCAATCTGAAACTTCTCTAGAAATGGCGGACCAGTTTGTAGAAGATGACGGTGATATTTCAGCTACTGGATCTATGAAGTTGCCAACCGAAGTTGTGGGTGAGGATACTGTCTCTGTGAGTGAAACAGCCAATGTTACACAACACTTAGGATCATCATTTTCTGGGTTGTGTGCTAGAGTAAAAGATGTTGGTGAAGATATGGGAGTTGTAGATGCGAATACTGATGTTACTGTTGATGAACAAGTTGTTTATGAAGGCGAGACGGTTGTTATGAACGAGAGTTTTGGGGTGTCAGTTGGACTTACTGTCGAAGAGAACAATACAGTTGTGTCCGATCTTCCTGATGCCAGCTCATCTCCTATTCATCTTGTGTCTTTCGAACAGTCAGATGATAAGAGTAAGTATATactgttaataattaataacttaATATACATTAAATTATTAGTTGTTACAGTGagtgattttagtattttattttattttaaattttttttttttttttttttttttttttttacagttgaATCAGGAGGAGTGGGAACTCCAGTGGGTTCACTAACTGAAGATATAGGAGAAGCTGAGGTCGAGAAAGAATCTGAGCAGAATGTATCAACTTGCAAAGACTCACTTTTAAATTCTGCAGACAAACATGATGCTAGCATTAACAGTGAATACAATAATGAAGATGAGAGGGTTAGTATTGAGATGCAAGTGTTGAATGAGCCTGTCTCTGATGGCAACCAAGTTTTTGGTATGGACAAACATGATGGTGCAGAGGATGTACTTGATACTGGAAAGGAACTTGCTAAAGAGCCTGAATTTGAGGGTGACACCCAAATTTTTGGTATGGATGAACATGCTGATGCAGACCTTGCTAAAGAGCCTGAATTTGAGGGTGGAACCCAAATGCTTGGTATGGACGAAAATGATGGTTCAGAGGACGTGGTTGATGCTGGAAAGGAACTTGCTAAGGAGCCTGAATTTGAGGGTGACACCCAAATTTTTGGTACGGATGAACATGATGGTGCAGATGATGTAGTTGATGCTGGAAAGGAACATGCTAAGGAGCCTGAATTTGAGGGTGACACCCAAATTTTTGGTATGGACGAAAATGATGGTGCAGAGGATGTGGTTGATGCTGGAAAGGAACTTACTAAGGAGCCTGAATTTGAGGGTGACACTCAAACTTTTGGTATGGATGAACATGATGATGCAGAGGATGTGGTTGATACTGGAAATGAACTTGATAAAGAGCCTGAATTTGAGGGTGACACCCAAGTTTTTGGTATGGATGAACATGATGATGCAGATGATATAGTTGATGCTGGAAAGGAACATGCTAAGGAGCCTGAATTTGAGGGTGGGACCCAAATTTATGGTGAGGATGAACATGATGATGCAGAGGATGTAGTTGATGATGGAAAGGAACTTGCTAAGGAGCCTGAAGTTGAAGGTGGGACCCAAATTTTTGGTGAGGATGAACATGATGATGCAGAGGATGTAGTTGATGCTGAAAAGGAAGTTGCTAAAGAGTTTGAATTTGAGGGTGGGACCCAAATATTTGGTATGGATGAACATGATGATGCAGAGGATGTAGTTGATACTGAAAAGGAACTTGCCAAAGATCCTGAATTTGAGGGAGCACCATCTGGTAACGATGTTCACGAGTCTCCTATGTTGCACAAGTTTGATGGTGTAGATGGTAGTGAAACTGATACTAACCAGTGTGGGACCGACTCAATGCCATTAAGCGGTGACAATATGCCATCTGATGGTGAAAATCTTGCGTTGAATGAGGATGACATTGAAAATGAAGCTTTCAATATTTCAACAGAACACGAGTCTGACCCAAAGCCGTTGACTAATGATGATTCTGATACTTCTCTTTTTGGCAAAGATGAAGATTTGAACATAACTAGGCTTTTTGAACCTACTTTAGAGTCAACTTCTTCTGATGACTTGATTGAGACTCCTCATCTGAAGCCACTAACTGGTAATAAAGATGATGTTCAGGATGAGGTTAATATTTTGTCAACGGAGGTTGAAACTGGTTTGGGGACATCAAATGCCAACAACAACAGTGTTGAGGTTCCTGTTGTGGGTCATTATGTTAATGTTGATCCTATCATGGATTACCGAAGTGATGAGCAGGGTAAAGAGTCTGAAAATAAACGGTCAACAAGCAATGAAACATCTTTCGTGGATGAACAGTATGTTGAAGGTGCTGACTCAGCATCTGCTTTGAATGAAAATATAGAGCCAGAACCAATGTCAAATGTTCTAACAAGGTCTTCTGACATTGAGACAGAACCAATGTCAAATGTTCTAACAAGGTCTTCTGACATTGAGCCAGAACCAATGTCAAATGTTACTGTTGGCAAAGTTTCAAGTGATACCGATGGCGCGCGTACTCCAGTTGGACATTTTGCATCGATAATGAGCGTTGAGGCCCCACTAACACCTGCTGTTACAACTGTCGATGTTTGTGAAGAGTCAATACCAGACGTCAATAAGGATGCTGATGCTCATATTCTTGGTGATATTTGTACGTGTTTTCGAAGTATTTAATAACTTTTTGTAGTAGTTTTCTTTTAGAAATAATCTTAAATATACCATATGTGTATGTATCTTAATTTTACAGATGGACTTAAGAATGCACAAGTCACGGATACTGAAAGTGGCAGTTTGAGTGGGCTGAAAGTTATAGGGATATCTGATAAAATGGAACATATGGTATCAACTGATAAAAAGGAACAAACGATATCAGCCGTTGATCATGATCTGGACGGTGGTAAACTTGTGGAAGAATCTTCAAATCACGGTGTAGATCAGTTGGAGCATGTCATTCCGACCACAGATTCTGAAGGTTTGTTTTCCTCTTTAGTTCTTTATGTTTATATgttcatatataattttattttattactcTGCATCTGTCTTTAGCTGATGTTGATAGTACAGTTTCAGGTCAACTTATGGGAGACTTTGGAGGTCAAGGACATTTGTTTACAAATGAAAGCTTGTCAATTACATACGAAAAAGAAGAATGTTAGTCTATACAAATTTTATAACACTTGGTTAACGTTTTGTTCTTACTCTCTCTATGCTATCGTATAGTCgtgtaatattatttttattattttttccgGTAGCTCATGTGGGTGATACACTTTCTGATTCACCGACTCTTGTCAAGGACGGCGATCGAAATGAGCAAGGTAGTTTTTGTATATCCATCTTTTAGTACAATGCGTTCGGAATCCTtgaaagagttttttttttttttttttttgaaatttaagCGAACACTTTTACGGGCTTTTCTCGATTTCATGTTACCTTCTGACATTGTCccttttatttataaatattatgGGTACTTTTAGTATGATACAATATGATATACTATTAGCGTGGCTTGTGAAAATATATAGGAGGTTCTTTTATTGATTTTCACCTATAAATGAAACTATTAGAATAAAGCTGATGGTTGTTTTTCTTACATACACAGATTTGTCTCTGGAAACTTTCTTTAAAACACCAGCCACTACCCGAATCTCTCATATAAAAGTTACCCAAATGGAGACTGGGTCATCAGAAGCGTTTAGTGGTGAGTTTTTTCATTTACTAATCATTTAATTTTACTTTCATAAACTTATGACTTGGTTAACGTTTTGTTCTTGCGCTCTCTGAACTATCGTATAGtcgtgtaatattattatttttattattttttctggTAGCTCATGTGAGTGAGACACTTTCAGAGTCACCTACTTTTGTCAAGGATGGCGATCAAAATATGCAAGGTAGTTTTGTATATCCATCTTTTAGTACAATGTGTTCGAAATCTTTAAAATAGTCTTTATAAATCTAAGAGAACATTTTTATGGATCGGTTGAATTGTGTTTTTTGGAATGAATGAAAATTTTAACTCGGAAATTTTTAACCCAGATATGTATACTGTAGTATTTTTGTGTAATTAATTAGTGTATGATTGCGTTGGCAGATAATCAATTTTCAGGTCTTCAAACTTCTGTTACACCAAGTTCTTCCATGGAAGGCAATTATAATCTTGCAACATATAGAGAATTTGATCAAGATATAGAATTTGATCATGATGCAGATATTGTGAAAGAAAATACAAATGCTAAAGAACTTTACACCTTTCCCGGTTAGTTCAATGGCTACACTTATCAACCTTAATCATtgtttttagtaattataatataatatttggcCAGGAAGATCATAGTTCAATTTACAAATGAACCATGACAGTTGTCTTTCGTTGTTTGTGGAATTGCAGATTCGTCTTTGAGAGCATTATTTACACAACCAGCCACAACTTCAAGCAGTCATCTAAATGAGGGTAAGCATGATGCGATCAGTTTTGATATTTCGGATGGTAGTCACGATGAAGATATGGGGAAAAAAGGAACTCCAACACATGATTTTAATATTCACGCTGAGAGTGAATCTGCAAGGCATTTTAATGGTTAGTTTTTTTCAGTTACTGATTTATCATTTTGATATTCGTCTGATTGGACGGGAATctgttaattattatttatattcgaTAAAGCTTGAGATAGGCAACCAAAAGGTTATATCACACGATAAAGGATTTGATGTTCTGTTTTGTTACAAATCAGTGATTGTTACCTTTTTAATATCAAATCCGGCATTAACATGTTTCTTTACGtttttctattatttaaataaGTCCTGAAATTGTGCAGTATGATCTTTGATCCTCTATTACATGCTTTTCTGGTTTGTTCAACTTTTTCCTTTTGAATTTCACCGTTAAATTAGACTAATAGAATAACGCTGATGTTACATATACAGATTTGTCTCTGGATACTTTATTTAAAACACCAGCCACTACTCGAATCTCTCATCTAAAAGATAGTCAAATGGAGACTGGGTCATCAGAAGCGTTTAGTGGTGAGTTATTAATTTACTGATGATTTAATTCAATTTTCATAAACTTATTATGACATATTTTTCCTTTGATTGTTTGTAGGTAAAACACAAGTCATCGAAACACCAGCTACTACTCTGATCTCTCACTTAAAAGATGGTCAGATGGAGAATGAGTCATCAGAAGCGTTTACTAGTGAGTTTTTTCATTTactgattattatcataattttcATAAACTTGTGACATAATTTTCCTTTGACCGTTTGTAGGTAAAACACAAGTCATCGAAACACCTGGTCAATATAACGCGACAAATAGAGTTCAAAATTATGAAAATTTCTACAACAGATATTTTGATGATGAACAAGTAGATGGTTCAAGTGACAGGCCAGGGGAATTTAAAGGTGACGAATATGACTTTTCAAGTGAAGCAGCGCAAACAGGCCACTTTGACACTTCTGATTTGAAGGATAACTCTATTCTTGGTGACATGCCTGAGAAAAAACAAGATTAACTACCTTATTTGGTTTTCGTTATAGGTATTTAACTACATTTCTTGGTCTTATTTTCAGATGTTAGTTAaagaattattacattataatcatCCATTATCCTAATTGTGAACCACGTCAAACTGTAACGTTCACAGATATACACACGGTCGTATTTTGGTAATTTTgagttttatattttttataataatcttCTTTGCTTTCCCCCAGTGAAACGGGCCCTACATTTACTAGTTACAAATCATTGGGCGTCACTTATTTTCTAAGGCTTGATTTTCAAAGTATTAGAATCCAAAAGCTAATCTGCTAAGCGATTTCATTTTCGTTGTAGGGATGGGCGAAATCTGAGAATGTGTACGATTACTGGAGAAAGACTCAATATTATGGTGGAAAAATGGGCGAGCACATAGCAAGCGACTTCGAGTAATAGAACACGTCTATATGTTGTAGAATTTGATAGGGGTCTCTAGCTAGTGAAACCGTTTAATATATTTGACAAAGTCGTGTCTTTCAAAAGACAACTAACTtggtacatttacttgttatcttgTATGTTTTCTGTGAATTGTTGGTTTGGCATACTGTAGTGTTGAGCACATTGACTAATTTTAATTTTGTACGTGGTTTTTATGCTGTTTCGTTTGATATATTGTTGCTGAGATGATAATTCTTGCAACTATTTGGCATTTATTTGAAGAAGTGCAATAGCACCAGGTTAAGTTAATGGTGCTACTGTCTTTATGTGTTCAGCATAGATTGAGGCTTTGTGTGGAGGTTTGTTTTGTTAACTTATCTATTATCCTTTCCTTTTTACTAAAATCAATTTTGTTGATTTGATTGTAAAAACTGTGTTGTTCACATAGTGTCAAATTCTCTCAATCCCGCATGGGCGGGATATGAAAATGTATGGTACTGTTGACAATCCTTCATGTATTGTCGTGTTTTTTAGTTGCGTACTTCACACTTTTTTATAATTGATCACATACCGGCCGGCGATCTTTCTAGAAACAGTGTTTTCGTCCTTGGTTGGAGGGAGATTCATCCATAGGTGGAGAAACGACTTCCCCTAATTATAGGGTAGAGCAATAATTGCCTATACCTCCTCATATTTCATATATATGAAATTGtacttttttaaattttttttgtttttttttgtttttttttttcctaaCGGCAACTATTGTTTGTTGTTATATGAGATGATTAAATTCTTTTTGCGTCGAGGACAAACTAACTTGGGTTACGAGTTGTAGCTCTTTTCTGCATCGGTCTTTTCGTGTACGAGTTGTAGCTCTTTTCTGCATCGGTCTTTTCGTATATGAGTTATAGTCCGTCCTTTTGGCTCATTGGTCTTTTTCTTGACTGGTACTTGCCTGTCAAAAAATAGTTAAAGTTGTAGTGTTTTTGAACTTTTGTATGATTATTGGTTCTTGTGACTGATGTCATTTCTACTGGTTTCAAGTATGGTTTTAGACAAAGTTAGTACAGCTATAAAAGTGTAGAAAGAGGCTGTACAACTCACCACAGTGATTAAATATATTTGCTTGTAAAGTGGTCATAAGTTATGAAAAGCTAATCCTAACGGATTAATAAAGACTTGAACTTGAAGTTGATATCAAAGGGAAACTTTGGTGATGTCTTTTGAGATTGTTATAACTAATTTTCATGTTGCATTTTTCGAGTATACCAATGCTATTATTATTATACGGAGTACAGTTTATTTTATTTTGTGTTTGAATTGTTGGCAAATATTACGATTTTAAAATATAACAAGAAACTAACGTTATAACTGTAACTTTAAAACTCATTATCTAGAAGACAATGATATGTTTATCGGTGTGTgcgatttaaaaattaaaaattaaaatacctAATATAGCTGGTGACTGAGTTTTCGATCGTCTGCACCAATACTCCGCCTCGAATACAACGTAATTCATTCCATCAATTTGTAGGTATCTCATTATTAACGTTATTTTGATTGTGCTAGTACTTATGACGTTTTTAGTAATAttgaacttttattattatatgtcAAACGTTTATATATAAAAgacatatttttatttattaaacatgACTCATAAATTGACGGGACGACCCTGATGCTTTTATATACTCGATTGGACATTAGCCGATTATTGTAtgttgttatttttatttatttaatccgCGTTCAATGTGTATTTGTTTTAAAAATTTAAATTAagcatagataaatatatatacataataacaaTGTTGTAAAAAAACCCGATTACCCGctaattaatccccgattaatcatatTTATGAGCAATCCGTTCCAATTTCCAAAAATCcgattaattaaacggtcaacgtcaattgatggatcaaaatcgaatttggtaatcaaagtcagttaaagtaaaaaatggttaacattttaacatgaatttaaactataattttatagttttgaaat
This genomic interval carries:
- the LOC139902941 gene encoding uncharacterized protein isoform X4, with the translated sequence MDYHSMNRKELQALCKKHKIPANSANSVLADKLHQLLNAQEMQETKKPKTQQRKCLKTQVETTDEGERGVSKRQAKKVRFSPTNEVLEYELRSGKKQNMPTETRSRRKSVAKKADESVVDNANNNTDVVDDVVQAPVKLTRSKVQSLEKDNVVNNGKKKGRKAVKEVENGIDSVKEPEGNVCRVTRLKLQTLDERGAVLDDNKQRKRSRKDSEVASEPVVEPVVARVRVTRSKAQNVDTEIQEKRGRTRLAKDVKNDEAPKETIDIPVRVMRSSRHEIKEEVERTVASPRVEKKRTRRESKATDMSDNLSNVVSDEKKERPKRKSLRTKGTEVADEVEDDKVENAMKPSRRNTRSKTENKVDKPLEDASKKTVSRRKSVVQPEKSEKILSFEEPMNRPNTRRKSMVQEAPGKEVDKPLVGKGKSVKESNILMSPTVATRKNVGRKQSKGKTNNSSMIKEGLEDAENEMEAVANATVSPKSRKRRGDPIVDNQIIDTENISSVDASSKRSTRSNQGKAVTYSPQSSVAKKQTGSILKTRVANRDGSSRKSAKLSRTKINESVDHAEKSDTVATPVTKSVTFDLGEKVTETERTPDVGGSHRRSSRSAVVSDRKQPSQSVVKKQPGGDSQLSLHKVTKFTHDPAVNTAPVRVTRSGVKHGGKSAISFSEKLSRTKPSESVDHTEKYNTEGTPVLTSVNFDLEEKVQSETSLEMADQFVEDDGDISATGSMKLPTEVVGEDTVSVSETANVTQHLGSSFSGLCARVKDVGEDMGVVDANTDVTVDEQVVYEGETVVMNESFGVSVGLTVEENNTVVSDLPDASSSPIHLVSFEQSDDKIESGGVGTPVGSLTEDIGEAEVEKESEQNVSTCKDSLLNSADKHDASINSEYNNEDERVSIEMQVLNEPVSDGNQVFGMDKHDGAEDVLDTGKELAKEPEFEGDTQIFGMDEHADADLAKEPEFEGGTQMLGMDENDGSEDVVDAGKELAKEPEFEGDTQIFGTDEHDGADDVVDAGKEHAKEPEFEGDTQIFGMDENDGAEDVVDAGKELTKEPEFEGDTQTFGMDEHDDAEDVVDTGNELDKEPEFEGDTQVFGMDEHDDADDIVDAGKEHAKEPEFEGGTQIYGEDEHDDAEDVVDDGKELAKEPEVEGGTQIFGEDEHDDAEDVVDAEKEVAKEFEFEGGTQIFGMDEHDDAEDVVDTEKELAKDPEFEGAPSGNDVHESPMLHKFDGVDGSETDTNQCGTDSMPLSGDNMPSDGENLALNEDDIENEAFNISTEHESDPKPLTNDDSDTSLFGKDEDLNITRLFEPTLESTSSDDLIETPHLKPLTGNKDDVQDEVNILSTEVETGLGTSNANNNSVEVPVVGHYVNVDPIMDYRSDEQGKESENKRSTSNETSFVDEQYVEGADSASALNENIEPEPMSNVLTRSSDIETEPMSNVLTRSSDIEPEPMSNVTVGKVSSDTDGARTPVGHFASIMSVEAPLTPAVTTVDVCEESIPDVNKDADAHILGDIYGLKNAQVTDTESGSLSGLKVIGISDKMEHMVSTDKKEQTISAVDHDLDGGKLVEESSNHGVDQLEHVIPTTDSEGQLMGDFGGQGHLFTNESLSITYEKEESHVGDTLSDSPTLVKDGDRNEQDLSLETFFKTPATTRISHIKVTQMETGSSEAFSAHVSETLSESPTFVKDGDQNMQDNQFSGLQTSVTPSSSMEGNYNLATYREFDQDIEFDHDADIVKENTNAKELYTFPDSSLRALFTQPATTSSSHLNEGKHDAISFDISDGSHDEDMGKKGTPTHDFNIHAESESARHFNDLSLDTLFKTPATTRISHLKDSQMETGSSEAFSGKTQVIETPATTLISHLKDGQMENESSEAFTSKTQVIETPGQYNATNRVQNYENFYNRYFDDEQVDGSSDRPGEFKGDEYDFSSEAAQTGHFDTSDLKDNSILGDMPEKKQD
- the LOC139902941 gene encoding uncharacterized protein isoform X2 → MDYHSMNRKELQALCKKHKIPANSANSVLADKLHQLLNAQEMQETKKPKTQQRKCLKTQVETTDEGERGVSKRQAKKVRFSPTNEVLEYELRSGKKQNMPTETRSRRKSVAKKADESVVDNANNNTDVVDDVVQAPVKLTRSKVQSLEKDNVVNNGKKKGRKAVKEVENGIDSVKEPEGNVCRVTRLKLQTLDERGAVLDDNKQRKRSRKDSEVASEPVVEPVVARVRVTRSKAQNVDTEIQEKRGRTRLAKDVKNDEAPKETIDIPVRVMRSSRHEIKEEVERTVASPRVEKKRTRRESKATDMSDNLSNVVSDEKKERPKRKSLRTKGTEVADEVEDDKVENAMKPSRRNTRSKTENKVDKPLEDASKKTVSRRKSVVQPEKSEKILSFEEPMNRPNTRRKSMVQEAPGKEVDKPLVGKGKSVKESNILMSPTVATRKNVGRKQSKGKTNNSSMIKEGLEDAENEMEAVANATVSPKSRKRRGDPIVDNQIIDTENISSVDASSKRSTRSNQGKAVTYSPQSSVAKKQTGSILKTRVANRDGSSRKSAKLSRTKINESVDHAEKSDTVATPVTKSVTFDLGEKVTETERTPDVGGSHRRSSRSAVVSDRKQPSQSVVKKQPGGDSQLSLHKVTKFTHDPAVNTAPVRVTRSGVKHGGKSAISFSEKLSRTKPSESVDHTEKYNTEGTPVLTSVNFDLEEKVQSETSLEMADQFVEDDGDISATGSMKLPTEVVGEDTVSVSETANVTQHLGSSFSGLCARVKDVGEDMGVVDANTDVTVDEQVVYEGETVVMNESFGVSVGLTVEENNTVVSDLPDASSSPIHLVSFEQSDDKIESGGVGTPVGSLTEDIGEAEVEKESEQNVSTCKDSLLNSADKHDASINSEYNNEDERVSIEMQVLNEPVSDGNQVFGMDKHDGAEDVLDTGKELAKEPEFEGDTQIFGMDEHADADLAKEPEFEGGTQMLGMDENDGSEDVVDAGKELAKEPEFEGDTQIFGTDEHDGADDVVDAGKEHAKEPEFEGDTQIFGMDENDGAEDVVDAGKELTKEPEFEGDTQTFGMDEHDDAEDVVDTGNELDKEPEFEGDTQVFGMDEHDDADDIVDAGKEHAKEPEFEGGTQIYGEDEHDDAEDVVDDGKELAKEPEVEGGTQIFGEDEHDDAEDVVDAEKEVAKEFEFEGGTQIFGMDEHDDAEDVVDTEKELAKDPEFEGAPSGNDVHESPMLHKFDGVDGSETDTNQCGTDSMPLSGDNMPSDGENLALNEDDIENEAFNISTEHESDPKPLTNDDSDTSLFGKDEDLNITRLFEPTLESTSSDDLIETPHLKPLTGNKDDVQDEVNILSTEVETGLGTSNANNNSVEVPVVGHYVNVDPIMDYRSDEQGKESENKRSTSNETSFVDEQYVEGADSASALNENIEPEPMSNVLTRSSDIETEPMSNVLTRSSDIEPEPMSNVTVGKVSSDTDGARTPVGHFASIMSVEAPLTPAVTTVDVCEESIPDVNKDADAHILGDIYGLKNAQVTDTESGSLSGLKVIGISDKMEHMVSTDKKEQTISAVDHDLDGGKLVEESSNHGVDQLEHVIPTTDSEVSGQLMGDFGGQGHLFTNESLSITYEKEESHVGDTLSDSPTLVKDGDRNEQDLSLETFFKTPATTRISHIKVTQMETGSSEAFSAHVSETLSESPTFVKDGDQNMQDNQFSGLQTSVTPSSSMEGNYNLATYREFDQDIEFDHDADIVKENTNAKELYTFPDSSLRALFTQPATTSSSHLNEGKHDAISFDISDGSHDEDMGKKGTPTHDFNIHAESESARHFNDLSLDTLFKTPATTRISHLKDSQMETGSSEAFSGKTQVIETPATTLISHLKDGQMENESSEAFTSKTQVIETPGQYNATNRVQNYENFYNRYFDDEQVDGSSDRPGEFKGDEYDFSSEAAQTGHFDTSDLKDNSILGDMPEKKQD
- the LOC139902941 gene encoding uncharacterized protein isoform X1; this translates as MDYHSMNRKELQALCKKHKIPANSANSVLADKLHQLLNAQEMQETKKPKTQQRKCLKTQVETTDEGERGVSKRQAKKVRFSPTNEVLEYELRSGKKQNMPTETRSRRKSVAKKADESVVDNANNNTDVVDDVVQAPVKLTRSKVQSLEKDNVVNNGKKKGRKAVKEVENGIDSVKEPEGNVCRVTRLKLQTLDERGAVLDDNKQRKRSRKDSEVASEPVVEPVVARVRVTRSKAQNVDTEIQEKRGRTRLAKDVKNDEAPKETIDIPVRVMRSSRHEIKEEVERTVASPRVEKKRTRRESKATDMSDNLSNVVSDEKKERPKRKSLRTKGTEVADEVEDDKVENAMKPSRRNTRSKTENKVDKPLEDASKKTVSRRKSVVQPEKSEKILSFEEPMNRPNTRRKSMVQEAPGKEVDKPLVGKGKSVKESNILMSPTVATRKNVGRKQSKGKTNNSSMIKEGLEDAENEMEAVANATVSPKSRKRRGDPIVDNQIIDTENISSVDASSKRSTRSNQGKAVTYSPQSSVAKKQTGSILKTRVANRDGSSRKSAKLSRTKINESVDHAEKSDTVATPVTKSVTFDLGEKVTETERTPDVGGSHRRSSRSAVVSDRKQPSQSVVKKQPGGDSQLSLHKVTKFTHDPAVNTAPVRVTRSGVKHGGKSAISFSEKLSRTKPSESVDHTEKYNTEGTPVLTSVNFDLEEKVQSETSLEMADQFVEDDGDISATGSMKLPTEVVGEDTVSVSETANVTQHLGSSFSGLCARVKDVGEDMGVVDANTDVTVDEQVVYEGETVVMNESFGVSVGLTVEENNTVVSDLPDASSSPIHLVSFEQSDDKIESGGVGTPVGSLTEDIGEAEVEKESEQNVSTCKDSLLNSADKHDASINSEYNNEDERVSIEMQVLNEPVSDGNQVFGMDKHDGAEDVLDTGKELAKEPEFEGDTQIFGMDEHADADLAKEPEFEGGTQMLGMDENDGSEDVVDAGKELAKEPEFEGDTQIFGTDEHDGADDVVDAGKEHAKEPEFEGDTQIFGMDENDGAEDVVDAGKELTKEPEFEGDTQTFGMDEHDDAEDVVDTGNELDKEPEFEGDTQVFGMDEHDDADDIVDAGKEHAKEPEFEGGTQIYGEDEHDDAEDVVDDGKELAKEPEVEGGTQIFGEDEHDDAEDVVDAEKEVAKEFEFEGGTQIFGMDEHDDAEDVVDTEKELAKDPEFEGAPSGNDVHESPMLHKFDGVDGSETDTNQCGTDSMPLSGDNMPSDGENLALNEDDIENEAFNISTEHESDPKPLTNDDSDTSLFGKDEDLNITRLFEPTLESTSSDDLIETPHLKPLTGNKDDVQDEVNILSTEVETGLGTSNANNNSVEVPVVGHYVNVDPIMDYRSDEQGKESENKRSTSNETSFVDEQYVEGADSASALNENIEPEPMSNVLTRSSDIETEPMSNVLTRSSDIEPEPMSNVTVGKVSSDTDGARTPVGHFASIMSVEAPLTPAVTTVDVCEESIPDVNKDADAHILGDIYGLKNAQVTDTESGSLSGLKVIGISDKMEHMVSTDKKEQTISAVDHDLDGGKLVEESSNHGVDQLEHVIPTTDSEVSGQLMGDFGGQGHLFTNESLSITYEKEELAHVGDTLSDSPTLVKDGDRNEQDLSLETFFKTPATTRISHIKVTQMETGSSEAFSAHVSETLSESPTFVKDGDQNMQDNQFSGLQTSVTPSSSMEGNYNLATYREFDQDIEFDHDADIVKENTNAKELYTFPDSSLRALFTQPATTSSSHLNEGKHDAISFDISDGSHDEDMGKKGTPTHDFNIHAESESARHFNDLSLDTLFKTPATTRISHLKDSQMETGSSEAFSGKTQVIETPATTLISHLKDGQMENESSEAFTSKTQVIETPGQYNATNRVQNYENFYNRYFDDEQVDGSSDRPGEFKGDEYDFSSEAAQTGHFDTSDLKDNSILGDMPEKKQD